The genome window CGCCTCCCACATCGTGGTCGCCATCTAGAGCTCAAGGGTGTTCACAGCAGCGCACCGAGTCCGTGCAACGCCGCAGCCACGGTCTGCCGGCGCACCGCGTCGCGGTCGCCGTCGAAGTTGAACAGTTGCGCACTGGCGTAGCCGCCGCGCCGCTTCCAGCCCACCCACACGGTGCCGACCGGCTTGTCGGCGGAACCGCCGCCGGGGCCGGCGATGCCGGTCACCGCCACCGCGATGCTGGCGCCGGAATTGACCAGCGCGCCGGACACCATCTCGATCACCGTCTCGCGGCTGACCGCGCCATGGTGTTCCAGCGTCTGCGGACGCAC of Xanthomonas translucens pv. cerealis contains these proteins:
- a CDS encoding CinA family protein, whose product is MTVPTDPQLLQLATALSDQLRTTRERLVTAESCSGGWIAKAMTDIAGSSDWFDCGMVAYSYEAKQALLGVRPQTLEHHGAVSRETVIEMVSGALVNSGASIAVAVTGIAGPGGGSADKPVGTVWVGWKRRGGYASAQLFNFDGDRDAVRRQTVAAALHGLGALL